The sequence below is a genomic window from Thermodesulfobacteriota bacterium.
CGCCCGGGAGCGGGACCGCGCGGCTACCGCCCTGGTCGCGTCGGCCGAGGCAGATGCCCGAGAGGCGGCGGCGCGGGAGGCCCTGAGCGTGCGGCTGGGGCTCTGGGGGCACCGCACCGCCTGGACCCTCCCCGACCGCCTCCCGGAGCCTCCCCCCGCCGAACCTCCCCTGGAGCACCTGGAGTCCGAGGCGGTGGCGTGGCGGCTCGACCTGGCGGCGGCCCGGATCACGGTCGGGGCCCGCGCCCGGGCCCTGGGGCTCGCGGTGGACTGGCGGTGGCTCGGCTCCCTGGAGTTTGGGGTAGGCGGGGAGCGGGAGACGGGGGGCGGCTGGCTCCTGGGGCCGAACGCCGCGGTGGAGCTCCCCCTCTTCCACCAGCACCAGCCCGAGATCGCCGCTGCCCAGGCCCGGCTGCGCCAGAGCCAGCAGGAGCTCGCCGCCCTGGCGATGCGGGTGCGCGGGGAGGTGCGCTCCGCCCGGGACCGGCTCCTGCGCCGGCGGTACCTGGCCACCCACTACCGCGACGGGGTGCTCCCCCTGCGGGAGGAGATCGTGGAGCTCACCTTGCGGGAGTACAACTTCATGCTCGCGAGCCCCTTCGACCTCCTGGCCGCCCGCCGCGCCGAACTGGAGGCCCGGGAGGCCCACGCCGAGGCCCTGGCCGGGTACTGGAAGGCGCGGGCCGAGCTGGAGCGGGCCGTGGGCCGGGAGATCCCCCTTCCCCCGGCGCCGCCGCGGCCCGGGGAGGCGGAAGCCGAGGAGTTCTTTCGTGCCCTGCCCCCGGCCCCGGCGCCCGGGCACCCCCGTCACCACGGAGGCTGACCATGTCCACCGGGCTCACCCGCCGCGAGGTGCTCGCCTCGGCTGCCCTGCTGGCCGGAGCGCCCGGCCTGGCCCGGGCTGCTTCCGGTTCTCCCGGATCTCCTTCCACTGCCGGCGCCTACGTGCCCGTGGTGACCCCCAACGGGAATACCCTCCCCTGGGTGATGAAGGACGGGGCGAAGGAGTTTCACCTGGTCGCGGAGCCGGTGGAGCGGGAGTTCGCCCCCGGCATGCGGGTGAAGGCCTACGGGTACAACGGCAGTACCCCGGGCCCCACCATCGAGGCGGTGGAGGGGGACCGGGTGCGCATCCTCGTGACCAACCGCCTCCCGAGCCACACGACGATCCACTGGCACGGGGTCCTGCTGCCCAACGGCATGGACGGGGTGGGGGGGCTCAACCAGCCCCACATCCCCCCGGGGGAGACCTGGGCCTACGAGTTCACCCTGCGCCAGTCGGGCACCCTCATGTACCACCCCCACGCCGACGAGATGCTCCAGCTCGCCATGGGAATGATGGGGTTCTTCATCGTCCACCCCCGGGAGCCCTCCGCGCCTCCCGTGAACCGGGACTTCGCGCTCATGACCCACGCCTGGGCGATCCACCCGGGCACGTTTCGGCCCGACCCTTCCGTCATGCTCGACTTCAACCTCTTCACCTTCAACAGCGTGGTCTTCCCCGCCACCGAGCCCCTGCTCGCCCGCACGGGCGACCGGGTGCGCATCCGGCTCGCGAACCTGAGCATGGACGAGCACCCCATCCACATCCACGGCCACCACTTCTGGGTCACCGGCACCGACGCCGGCCCGCTGCTGCCCACGGCCCGGTGGGCCGAGACCACGATCCAGGTGCCCGTGGGCAGTACTCGCGACATCGAGTTCGTGGCCGACAACCCCGGCGACTGGGCCTTCCACTGCCACAAGTCCCACCACACCATGAACCCCATGGCCCACGGGCTGCCCAACTTCCTGGGGGTGAGCCAGGAGGGCCTGGAGGAGCGCATCGGGGCGCTCGTGCCCGGGTACATGGCCATGGGGGAACATGGGATGGCCGAGATGCAGGCGATGGCGGCCCACATGCCCGGGCCGCGCAACACCCTGCCTATGATGATGGGGGATGGCCCTTACGGGAACATCGAGATGGGCGGCATGTTCACCATCATCAAGATCCGCGACGACCTCGAGAGCTACGACCGGGACCCGGGGTGGTACCGGCAGCCGCCGGGGACGGGGGCCTACAGGGTACAGGGGGGGTGAGGCCCGGGGCCGCGCTCAGACCTTGGCGGCGCGAAGCCGTAGCGCGTTTCCCACCACCGAGACGGAGCTGAAACTCATGGCCGCGGCGGCGATCATGGGGCTCAGGAGGAGGCCGGCAAAGGGGTAGAGCACACCCGCAGCGACCGGCACCCCCAAGGCGTTGTAGACGAAGGCGAAGAACAGATTCTGGCGGATGTTGCTCATGGTCGCCCGGCTCAGGGCGCGCGCCCGGACGATGCCCCGCAGGTCGCCCTTCACCAGGGTCACCCCCGCGCTCTCCATGGCCACGTCGGTCCCCGTTCCCATGGCGATCCCCACCTGGGCCTGGGCCAGGGCGGGCGCGTCGTTGATCCCGTCGCCGGCCATGGCGACGAAACGGCCTTGTCCCTGGAGTTCCTTGACCTTGGCGGCCTTGTCCTGGGGCAGCACCTCGGCGCGCACCTCGTCGATGCCGAGCGTGCGGGCCACGGCTTCCGCGGTGGTGCGACTGTCGCCGGTGAGCATGACGATCCGGATGCCTTCCGCGTGGAGCTGGCCGATCGCCTCGGGGGTCGACTCCTTGACGGGGTCGGCGACAACGAGAAGGCCCGCCGCCACGCCGTCCACCGCCACGTACATCGCGGTCTGGCCCTCGGCGCGCCGGGACTCCGCCCGCGCCGCCAGCGGCCCGGGATCGACCCCCAGCTCCGCCAGGAGCACCTGCGTGCCCAGTGCCACCGCCCTGCCCCCGACCCGGCCCGTGACCCCCTTCCCGGTGTGGGACGCGAAGTCCTCCACGGCTGCCAGGGCCACCTCCCGCTCCTCGGCACCTCGGACGATGGCCGCCGCCAGCGGGTGCTCGCTCCCCCGCTCCAGGCTCCCCGCCAGGTGGAGCAGCTCCGCCTCCTCCCGGCCTTCCGCCCGCTCCACCGAGACGAGCCGGGGCTTGCCTTCGGTGAGGGTCCCTGTCTTGTCCACCACGAGCGTGTCCACCCGGCGCAGGTGCTCGATCGCCTCGGCGTTCTTGAAGAGTACCCCCAGGGTCGCCCCCTTGCCCGTGGCGACCATGATGGACATGGGGGTGGCGAGCCCCAGTGCGCAGGGGCACGCGATGATGAGCACCGCCACCGCATTGATGATCGCGTGGGCCATGCGGGGTTCGGGGCCCACCAACGCCCATACGGCGAAGGTCAAGGCAGCGACGGCAACCACCGCGGGCACGAAGTAGCCGGCGACCAGGTCCGCCAGCTTCTGGATGGGGGCGCGGCTTCGTTGCGCGTCGGCCACCATCTGGACGATCTGGGCGAGCAGGGTCTCGGCCCCCACCCGCTGCGCCTCCATGATCAACGACCCGGTCTGGTTCATGGTGGCGCCGGTAACGGGGTCTCCGGGGGCCTTCTCCACGGGGAGCGGTTCCCCCGTGAGCATCGACTCGTCGACGCTGCTCCGGCCCTGGAGCACCACGCCGTCCACGGGGACCTTCTCGCCGGGGCGCACCCGCAGCTTGTCCCCCGCCTCGACCTCTTCGAGGGGAACGTCCTCCTCGCTCCCGTCTTCGCGGACGCGGCGGGCGGTCTTGGGTGCGAGACCGAGGAGCGCCCGGATGGCTGCGCCGGTGCGGCTGCGGGCTCGCAGCTCCAACACCTGCCCCAGGAGCACGAGCGTGGTGATCACCGCGGCGGCCTCGAAGTAGACCGCCACGTGGCCCTCGGCCCCGCGAAACGAGGGCGGAAAGAGCCCGGGGAGCACCGCGGCCACCACGCTGTAAAGGTACGCCACCCCGACGCCAAGCCCGATCAGGGTGAACATGTTGAGGCTGCGGTTGGCCAGCGAGTTCCAGAATCGCACGAAGAAGGGCCAGCCGCCCCACAGGACCACCGGGGTGGCCAGGACCAACTCGACCCAATTGAGCGCCTGCCGGGTAGCCAGGCCCGAGAGCCAGCCGGAGAGGCCCGGGACGTGGCCCCCCATGGCGATCACCAGGACGGGCAGGCTCAGCACCAGGCTCACCCAGAACCGCCGAGTCATGTCCGCGAGCTCCGGGTTCTCCTCCTCTACGGCCACGGTGCGTGGCTCCAACGCCATGCCGCACTTGGGGCAGGACCCCGGCCGGTCCCGCACAATCTCGGGGTGCATGGGGCACGTGTACTCGACCCGGCTCGCCGGCGCCGGGGGCTCCACCGGCTCCAGCGCCATGCCGCACTTGGGGCAATTCCCGGGACCCTCCTGTCTCACGTCGGGGTGCATGGGGCACGTGTAGACCGCGTCCTCGCTTGCCACGCCGTGGGGCCTCCGTCGGGGCGGCGCCGCACCTTCTTGCCCCCCGGAGCCCCCCTGGAACTTCTCCCGGCAGTGGGAGCTGCAGAACAAGATCGTCCGCCCGCCTCGCTCCAGTCGGTGCGGGGTCTCCCGGCTCACCTCCATGCCGCAGACGGGATCGGTAGCCATGGATTCTCACCTCTTCTCATACGGCCGGCGGTGGTGTGTGGTGGGGTGGTCGTCGGCCCGGGGGAGGGAAAGCCAGAGGGGTTCTACCATCATCCATCGGAAAGGCAAGGCGAAGAGGCGGCCGGCAGGGGGTGAGATCCCTGGCGCCGTCGGTTCTGGCCCGCCGGTTGACGGCCAAACCTCGCGGTGGTCAGATGGACTTCCTCCCCGAACGCCTGGCCGAGGGCGACCCATGCGCGTGCTCCTCGTCAATCCCAACCGGATCCGGCCGCCCGTCGCGCCCCTGGGCCTCGACTACCTCGCCGATGCCCTGGCCGCCCGGGGCGCCGAGGTGCGGGTGCTCGACCTGTGCCTGGAGCCGGAGGTCCCTGCGGCCGTGGCGGACGCCTTCGGCCCCGACGTGGTGGGGGTGACCCTGCGCAACACCGACGACTGCTACTTTGGCGGCCAGGACTTCTTCCTGCCCCAGATGGCCGAGGTGGTCGCCGAGCTCCGGGCCGCCACG
It includes:
- a CDS encoding copper oxidase; the encoded protein is MSTGLTRREVLASAALLAGAPGLARAASGSPGSPSTAGAYVPVVTPNGNTLPWVMKDGAKEFHLVAEPVEREFAPGMRVKAYGYNGSTPGPTIEAVEGDRVRILVTNRLPSHTTIHWHGVLLPNGMDGVGGLNQPHIPPGETWAYEFTLRQSGTLMYHPHADEMLQLAMGMMGFFIVHPREPSAPPVNRDFALMTHAWAIHPGTFRPDPSVMLDFNLFTFNSVVFPATEPLLARTGDRVRIRLANLSMDEHPIHIHGHHFWVTGTDAGPLLPTARWAETTIQVPVGSTRDIEFVADNPGDWAFHCHKSHHTMNPMAHGLPNFLGVSQEGLEERIGALVPGYMAMGEHGMAEMQAMAAHMPGPRNTLPMMMGDGPYGNIEMGGMFTIIKIRDDLESYDRDPGWYRQPPGTGAYRVQGG
- a CDS encoding TolC family protein, with the translated sequence MRAPVAGAVGCLVGAALAAGCAHVPPDAGFADVGRAVAERSSYEAVWHRAPGEPPEVGRALDALLAAPLTADAAARIALLNDPSLQAAYEDLGIAQADAVRAALLPNPTLAASVRFPDAEPRRPNWDLGVSQSLLDVLLLPARRALAEDRFEGAKLEAAHRALAAAAAAKGAYYEVMGAARVASARRQAAEAAAAALELAERIRGAGNLSDLELARERDRAATALVASAEADAREAAAREALSVRLGLWGHRTAWTLPDRLPEPPPAEPPLEHLESEAVAWRLDLAAARITVGARARALGLAVDWRWLGSLEFGVGGERETGGGWLLGPNAAVELPLFHQHQPEIAAAQARLRQSQQELAALAMRVRGEVRSARDRLLRRRYLATHYRDGVLPLREEIVELTLREYNFMLASPFDLLAARRAELEAREAHAEALAGYWKARAELERAVGREIPLPPAPPRPGEAEAEEFFRALPPAPAPGHPRHHGG
- a CDS encoding heavy metal translocating P-type ATPase, whose amino-acid sequence is MATDPVCGMEVSRETPHRLERGGRTILFCSSHCREKFQGGSGGQEGAAPPRRRPHGVASEDAVYTCPMHPDVRQEGPGNCPKCGMALEPVEPPAPASRVEYTCPMHPEIVRDRPGSCPKCGMALEPRTVAVEEENPELADMTRRFWVSLVLSLPVLVIAMGGHVPGLSGWLSGLATRQALNWVELVLATPVVLWGGWPFFVRFWNSLANRSLNMFTLIGLGVGVAYLYSVVAAVLPGLFPPSFRGAEGHVAVYFEAAAVITTLVLLGQVLELRARSRTGAAIRALLGLAPKTARRVREDGSEEDVPLEEVEAGDKLRVRPGEKVPVDGVVLQGRSSVDESMLTGEPLPVEKAPGDPVTGATMNQTGSLIMEAQRVGAETLLAQIVQMVADAQRSRAPIQKLADLVAGYFVPAVVAVAALTFAVWALVGPEPRMAHAIINAVAVLIIACPCALGLATPMSIMVATGKGATLGVLFKNAEAIEHLRRVDTLVVDKTGTLTEGKPRLVSVERAEGREEAELLHLAGSLERGSEHPLAAAIVRGAEEREVALAAVEDFASHTGKGVTGRVGGRAVALGTQVLLAELGVDPGPLAARAESRRAEGQTAMYVAVDGVAAGLLVVADPVKESTPEAIGQLHAEGIRIVMLTGDSRTTAEAVARTLGIDEVRAEVLPQDKAAKVKELQGQGRFVAMAGDGINDAPALAQAQVGIAMGTGTDVAMESAGVTLVKGDLRGIVRARALSRATMSNIRQNLFFAFVYNALGVPVAAGVLYPFAGLLLSPMIAAAAMSFSSVSVVGNALRLRAAKV